The Cydia strobilella chromosome 13, ilCydStro3.1, whole genome shotgun sequence genomic interval CCTCGGAGAAagagcatatatatatatatatgctctTTCTCCGAGGCCGAAATGTCGTAACAGCTCGTTAATGTGTTTGGAAGAGATCAAGAATAGAAGGCGAGTGCCCTCTTCAGTGCAGTGCAGTCACGCAGTCTTCGACCCATAAGACAATAATACTTGTATGTTTTTTGTGATTTAGGTAAAAGAACTACCGATAAATACTTATGATTCAGTAGTTATTCCTCAGTGGCTAcctgcaaagatagatataactttgCTACCTGTGAGTAGTGAGTTAGACTTACCGGTGTGAGGATAAAGCCCATCCTGCATGACAGTGACGACTCTCGGCACGTGGTACCCCGGATCGGCCAGCAGCAGCCCCGGTCTTCCGTCCACCCTGACCTGGACTCCCACCATCACGTGTTCCTTCTCGGCCTCCACCACCGCCGTCGGGCAGTCCCCGTTGGTGACATAACCCCGGACATCGACTACTGCCTCTTCGCAAGAAAGTAGAGCGGTCGCTTTAGCCAAGCCAGGGAATTCCGGGTCCATAGCGCGCCAACGCTTGATCAACTCGAAGCCTAAGCCGACGCATGTGTGTTTCTTCGCTCTTATCGGCGGCTTGTAGCTTTCATACACGTCGTACAGTGGCTCCTTCCGCTTCTCAAACGCGTCGAACAGCGAGATGAAGTTGCTGACGGAGTCATAGTTGTCCGTGACGAGCAGCCGGCGGAGCTCGGCCTCGGCGAGCGTGACTAGCTCCTCATGAGTCGAGGAGGTTAGTGCCAGCGGGTTCCGCTGGAGGCCCCACCGCGCGGGCGGCAGGGGCAGGCGGGTCACATCGCGGCCCGGGGTCCGCGGCTCCGAAGCGAGTCAACTCGGCCACTCGGCGCCCCAGCGGCCCACGGCCGGCTCGGCGGGCTCGGCCTCGGCGCCGTGCTCCTCATCGCGCCGCACAGAGAAGCCATCGGCGCTCTGCGCGTGCGCTAGCGCCTCACGCTGCCTCTCTAGCACGAATGATGATAATTGTTCAAGCTCTGGAAAAAAGAAAGTTGTTAGCATCACTAGTCTCGTTCTTCTACAATTTAAAACTCAGtaagtaatatataaattataacgaaatacctaggtaggtacgtattgtatttaggtataggtacatattaaataGTACATATTTGAAAGGTAATTAACAATGGTTAGATAGAGTTCACAAAGAGAGATGTTACCTTGATATGTACCATATATAGTTATCTACTTAATTAGTTTAAGTACTAATTGATGAACTAAGTGCAAAATGCAGTAACAAACAGTGTACACACGTAATGATATAATATGTCAATAacaaaatacctatacaaataaacaatattcTGCTCTTCCAAGAACAAATCATTACCAAACTCGCTAATTAATTTAATCTAAACTAAACCGCTTCAAACCAGTTCTAAGAAGTTACGTGCAATGCGTTcagtttattaatatttacatttcaCAATTCACAACGCTTCGCTGTACCTATTTAACTAAATAACGTAAATGTTGTAAGTGCATAAAGGATTTcaaagtacctataggtacatcgTTTTAC includes:
- the LOC134746883 gene encoding uncharacterized protein LOC134746883, with amino-acid sequence LASEPRTPGRDVTRLPLPPARWGLQRNPLALTSSTHEELVTLAEAELRRLLVTDNYDSVSNFISLFDAFEKRKEPLYDVYESYKPPIRAKKHTCVGLGFELIKRWRAMDPEFPGLAKATALLSCEEAVVDVRGYVTNGDCPTAVVEAEKEHVMVGVQVRVDGRPGLLLADPGYHVPRVVTVMQDGLYPHTGWFTQTDDQFLKEYSYAFSPHNSNYVEWRERTTRDGNVKRQTSLVYSARPYLDGVNVTERRNLVYNFRSLLTRDQKGQLVAGLYFPVGARGKDASFTLFFDTGAEKRKTKHKFSVFTDEIEVRQNML